The sequence below is a genomic window from Brevibacillus agri.
CGACGATGTTTTGGAACACGTCCCAGACGGAAAAGCCTTCGCGCTTCTTCGGCTCGCAGTTGGTCCACGTGCCGATGACGATGCCTGCGCAATCGGCGAACAGGCCGCCGAGCGCAAGCTGTGTCAGCATGCGATCTACGCGATACGGCTCCTCGTCAATGTCTTCCAGAAACAGGATTTTGCCGCGGGTATCCACCTGATACGGCGTGCCCATTAGCGTGGCGATCAAAGCGAGGTTTCCGCCGACAATCGGGCCGTACGCCTGCCCTTCCACGAGACAGAGAATGTCCTCTCCCGGCGGGTTGATGATCGGCCCGAGCGGCTCAGGCCGGGTCAGCGCCCGCAGCAAATACTGCCTGGTCCAGTCGTCCAGGCCGTGCGCAATATCCGAGGTCGCCATTGGCCCGTGCAAGGTCGCCAGATGCGATACCTGTCCGAAAGCGGCGTGCAGCGCAGTAATGTCGCTGTACCCGACAAACAGTTTCGGATTTTGCGCAATGAGGTCGTAATCGAGCAGCGGCAAAATTTGCGGGGACCCGTAACCGCCGCGCATGCACATGATGCCGTCCACCTCGTCGTCGGCAAACATCGCGTTCAGCTCGCCTGCCCGTTGCTCCGGGGTGCCCGCCAAATAGCCGCCGTACGTCTCATAGCACGTCTGCCCGACCTTTACCTTGAAGCCCATCTCCATGATCGCGGCCACTGCCTTGCCCAGCACCTCTTCCGTAGCGGGACTGGAAGTGGCGACCAGCCCGATTGTATCTCCTGCCCGCAATGCTTTTCCTTTATTCATCCGACACGTCTCCCTTTATCAATTGTCCATCTGTCCACAGCGGCCCTTGCGCAAGCAGCTTTTGCACACACGTATGCGTTCCCTCATCCGTTCATGACTTTTTCAATATTGCAAAAACAATGCCAACAAGCTGCCCGCTCCCTGTATGTACAGCGGCTATTCACGGCCGCATACAAGCACCGCCTATTCGCGCAGGAACCATCCTGCATGCTATTCACGCGCGAATAGCGATTATTCACCTGTGAATACCCACTTTCTCAGCTTCCGGCTGGCGGATGGCTGGCTGATGCCGAGCGCTTCCGCTACTTTTGTCGTCGTCTTGTGCTGCTCGTAGGCGCGCTGCAGCAACTGCCGTTCGACTTCCTCCATCGCCTCCTGCATCTGCATCACCCGCTCGACCTTGATGCCGCCCAAGGCGCTATCCTCGTGGCTGTGGATGTACCGGGGGATTTGCGTCGGCGTAATGAGGACGTCAGGGGCGGTCACCACGAGCCGCTCCACTACATTTTCCAATTCGCGCACATTGCCTGGCCAATCGTATTCCGCGAGAATCCGGAAGCAGGCGTCGGAAAGCTGCCGATCCAGACAGTACTTTTCGCAAAAAACGCCCAGGAAATAATGGACGAGCACCGGAATTTCCTCGCGGCGTTCCCGCAGCGGCGGAATTTCCAGCGGCACGACGTGAATCCGGTAGTACAAATCTTCGCGAAACCTGCCCTCTTTGACCATTTGCCGCAAGTTTTGGTTGGTGGCGGTAATCAGCTTCACATCGACCTTGCGCGGAACGGCGCTGCCTACGGGCGTAATCGTTTTTTCCTGCAAGACGTTGAGCAGCTTCACCTGCAAGACGAGCGGCATCTCTCCGATCTCGTCCAAAAACAGCGTGCCGCCGTTCGCCTTTTCGATCAGGCCCGCTTTGCCGTCCTTGTCCGCTCCGGTAAACGCTCCTTTTTCGTACCCGAACAGCTCCGATTCCAGCAACGTCTCCGGGATCGCTCCGCAGTTGATGTGGACGAACGGCTTGTCTGCGCGCGGGCTGCACTCGTGGATGTACTTCGCGAGCACGCCTTTGCCGACGCCCGATTCTCCCAGTAAAATCATGGACGACTCGACCTGCGCCAGCTTTTCCGCCAGCGCGGTGACCTGCTCCATCGACTGGCTGCGGTAGACGAGACTGATTTTGCCTTTTCGCCTGCTGTTCTCCTTTGTCATTTCGCTTTGCAAAAGGCCGCCGACGTACTTGCGCTCATTTTGCTCCTGCTGCAACTGCTCGTGGTCGGTAATGTCAATCGACGTGTTGACGACTCCGCAAAAGTTGCCGTCCGCGTCCCAGAGCGGGGTGCCCTCGACCAGCAGCCGGCGTTTTTTCCGGGTCGTCTGGATCGTGTGCACCTTTTTCCGATCGCGAATGACGCGCATCGTAATCGTCGGGGAAAAATAGCCCAGATGGTAAAATTCCTCAATCGGCTTGCCGATCATTTCCTGCGGATCGATCCCGAAAAACTCTTCGTAGCGCCCGGAGCAATACAGTGTCCGTCCTTTTTCATCCGTCACGTGAACGATGTCAAACAGCCCGTCCAATATGGCTTCAAAGTCGATCATGCCCGCCTGCCACCCCCTGTCTCATGCTCGTCGACGCGCACGTAGCGATTCGTCGGCCTGCCGACTCCGCCGTAGCTGACGTCGATTCTCACCATCCCGGCCTTCTCCAGGTAGTCCAGATAGCGCCTCGCCGTCACCCTGGCGATGCCTACCCGCTCCGCCACATCTTCCGCCGACAGCGCCTGGTCCTCGTTGTCGAGCTGGCGAATGATCTGCTCTAACGTCACTGCGTGTAGCCCTTTTGGCAGCGGACTCAGCTTGCTGCCTGTGCCTGCCGAAGCCGAGCGAGCCTGTTCCTCTTCGCGCTCTGACGCCCCGCGAAACAAAAGCTGGTCTACCTCATCCTGCGAAGCCGCCCCTGCCTGTTCGATCTTCTGGCGAAACTCGCGGTAGGTTTCCAGCGACTTTTTCATCCGGTCAAACGCGAACGGCTTGATGATGTAGTCCATCGCGCCGCCGCGCAGCATCGCCTGAATCGTCGCCTTGTCCTTGGCCGCGGTCACCACGATGACATCGACGTCCTGACCGGCCGCGCGCAGCTCCGCGAGCGCTTTGACCCCGTCCTGAATCGGCATGAAAATGTCCATGATGACCAAGTCCGGCCCCAGCTCCTGCACCATCCACACGCCGTCGGCCCCGTTCGCCGCCATCCCGACGACGGTGAAGCCTGGCACGCGCTCGATAAACTGCTTGTTGATCTCCTGCACCATCGGATCGTCTTCCACTACCAGTACGCGAATGCTGTCCGTCTCCACTATTCGTCCACCTCCTTCATCGGGAATGTAATCATGAAGCTCGCTCCTGCTCCCGGCCGGGAATGGCAGACCAGCTCGCCCCTTCCTTTTCGCACCAGTTGATGCACCAGGTGCAGACCGAGTCCGCGGTTCGCCCGGCTTTTGGTGGAGAAGCCTCTTTCCAGCATCTTCTCGCGCGTCTCTTCGTCCATCCCGATCCCGTTGTCCTCCACGAGAATCGAGCACACCTCTTCATCCTGCTCGATGCTGATCGTAATCTCCTTGTCCGCACGCTCGCACTGCTCCAGCGAGTCAAATGCATTTTCGATCAGATTGCCCAAAATGAGCACGAAGTTGTGGTGGTCCATGTAGGGTGGAAATTTTTCCAGGTGGCTCATCCTGTCGATGACCACGCGAATGCCCAGTTCCTTGCCGCGACTGACCTTGCCGATCAACAGCCCGGACAAGTTTTCATCCATGATCCGCGTCGTCAGAAAAGACGTCAGTTCCTCCTGCTCCTCGTTGATCTCGAACAGGTAGGCGAGCGCCTTGTCGTATTGGTTGAGCTGCAGCAAGCCCGCGATCGTGTGCAGCTTGTTCATGTGCTCGTGGTTTTGGACGCGGAGGGCGCCGACAAACTCCTTGACCCCTGTCAGTTCCTCCGCCATCCGCGCAACCTCTGTCCTGTCCTGGAAGATGGCGAGGGCGCCGACGATCTTGTCCTCGACTTTAATCAAAAAGCGGTTGGACCAG
It includes:
- a CDS encoding S66 peptidase family protein is translated as MNKGKALRAGDTIGLVATSSPATEEVLGKAVAAIMEMGFKVKVGQTCYETYGGYLAGTPEQRAGELNAMFADDEVDGIMCMRGGYGSPQILPLLDYDLIAQNPKLFVGYSDITALHAAFGQVSHLATLHGPMATSDIAHGLDDWTRQYLLRALTRPEPLGPIINPPGEDILCLVEGQAYGPIVGGNLALIATLMGTPYQVDTRGKILFLEDIDEEPYRVDRMLTQLALGGLFADCAGIVIGTWTNCEPKKREGFSVWDVFQNIVVPYGKPTIWNVQIGHGSYNMALPFGVEATLDATSRILAVEESVTV
- a CDS encoding sigma-54 interaction domain-containing protein encodes the protein MIDFEAILDGLFDIVHVTDEKGRTLYCSGRYEEFFGIDPQEMIGKPIEEFYHLGYFSPTITMRVIRDRKKVHTIQTTRKKRRLLVEGTPLWDADGNFCGVVNTSIDITDHEQLQQEQNERKYVGGLLQSEMTKENSRRKGKISLVYRSQSMEQVTALAEKLAQVESSMILLGESGVGKGVLAKYIHECSPRADKPFVHINCGAIPETLLESELFGYEKGAFTGADKDGKAGLIEKANGGTLFLDEIGEMPLVLQVKLLNVLQEKTITPVGSAVPRKVDVKLITATNQNLRQMVKEGRFREDLYYRIHVVPLEIPPLRERREEIPVLVHYFLGVFCEKYCLDRQLSDACFRILAEYDWPGNVRELENVVERLVVTAPDVLITPTQIPRYIHSHEDSALGGIKVERVMQMQEAMEEVERQLLQRAYEQHKTTTKVAEALGISQPSASRKLRKWVFTGE
- a CDS encoding response regulator, which codes for METDSIRVLVVEDDPMVQEINKQFIERVPGFTVVGMAANGADGVWMVQELGPDLVIMDIFMPIQDGVKALAELRAAGQDVDVIVVTAAKDKATIQAMLRGGAMDYIIKPFAFDRMKKSLETYREFRQKIEQAGAASQDEVDQLLFRGASEREEEQARSASAGTGSKLSPLPKGLHAVTLEQIIRQLDNEDQALSAEDVAERVGIARVTARRYLDYLEKAGMVRIDVSYGGVGRPTNRYVRVDEHETGGGRRA